Proteins encoded in a region of the Euleptes europaea isolate rEulEur1 chromosome 3, rEulEur1.hap1, whole genome shotgun sequence genome:
- the TMEM50A gene encoding transmembrane protein 50A has translation MSGFFESMRCSECIDWGEKRNTIASISAGLLFFTGWWIIIDAAVKYPKMEEFNHSYHACGVIATTAFLMINAVSNGQVRGDSYSEGCLGQTGARIWLFIGFMLAFGSLIASMWILFGGYVIKEKQEVYPGIAVFFQNAFIFFGGLVFKFGRTEDLWQ, from the exons ATGTCTGGATTCTTTGAGAGCATGAGGTGCTCGGAATGCATtgattggggagaaaagaggaataCAATTGCTTCTATTTCTGCTGGGTTACTG tTTTTTACAGGATGGTGGATTATTATAGATGCTGCTGTTAAATACCCCAAAATGGAAGAGTTCAATCATTCATACCATGCTTGTGGAGTTATAGCTACTACTGCATTCCTCAT GATTAACGCTGTATCCAATGGCCAAGTGCGTGGGGACAGTTACAGTGAAGGATGCCTTGGGCAAACAG GGGCTCGCATCTGGCTGTTCATTGGCTTTATGTTGGCGTTTGGGTCACTGATTGCATCTATGTGGATCCTCTTTGGAGGCTATGTTATTAAAG AAAAACAAGAGGTATACCCAGGAATAGCAGTCTTCTTCCAGAATGCTTTTATCTTTTTTGG CGGTCTGGTGTTTAAATTTGGTCGCACTGAAGATTTGTGGCAGTAA
- the SYF2 gene encoding pre-mRNA-splicing factor SYF2, with protein sequence MVARLFRPSYLFVDVTQKAEVVVAKTITAMAAVEELGDPSLATASAGILEDPASTAAEDVAVQKREERLRKFRELHLKRNEARKLNHQEVVEEDKRLKLPANWEAKKARLEWELKVEEKKKECVAKGEDYERVKLLEISAEDAERFERKRKKRNPDLGFSDYAAAQLRQYQRLTKQIKPDLEKYAKQREESGEEFYPTSNSLLHGTHVPCKEGVDRMVGDLEKQIQKREKYSRRRSYNDDADIDYINERNAKFNKKAERFYGKYTAEIKQNLERGTAV encoded by the exons ATGGTTGCCCGCCTCTTCCGTCCCTCCTACTTGTTTGTTGACGTCACACAGAAGGCGGAAGTGGTGGTCGCGAAAACAATAACGGCGATGGCGGCGGTTGAGGAGCTCGGCGATCCTTCGCTTGCGACG GCCTCCGCTGGCATCTTAGAGGATCCTGCTTCCACTGCAGCAGAAGATGTGGCTGTACAGAAGAGAGAGGAGCGGCTTAGGAAGTTCAGAGAGCTTCATTTGAAAAGG AATGAAGCTCGCAAGTTAAATCACCAGGAAGTTGTGGAGGAGGATAAAAGACTGAAGTTGCCAGCAAACTGGGAAGCCAAAAAGGCCCGTTTAGAATGGGAACTGAAggtggaggaaaagaaaaag GAATGCGTGGCAAAAGGAGAAGATTATGAAAGAGTGAAGCTGTTAGAAATCAGCGCAGAGGATGCAGAACGATTTGAGAGGAAACGGAAAAAGAGAAATCCAGACCTTGGATTTTCAG ATTATGCAGCTGCTCAGTTACGTCAGTATCAGAGACTGACCAAGCAGATCAAACCTGATTTGGAGAAGTATGCAAAGCAAAGAGAAGAAAG CGGTGAAGAGTTTTATCCCACATCAAACAGTCTTCTCCACGGAACTCACGTGCCTTGCAAAGAAGGGGTGGATAGGATGGTTGGGGATCTTGAGAAACA AATCCAGAAACGTGAGAAGTACAGCCGGAGGCGTTCTTACAACGATGACGCAGATATCGACTACATTAATGAGAGGAACGCCAAGTTCAATAAGAAGGCCGAAAGGTTCTATGGCAAATACACAGCAGAGATCAAACAGAACTTGGAAAGAGGAACAGCTGTCTAG